The Shewanella mangrovisoli genome has a window encoding:
- a CDS encoding AAA family ATPase: MSTPINVSVDISSGANSEISNKGTLVLLCGKMGAGKSTLARELAKGEHCVLISEDEWLATLYPNEIKDFDAYIHYAARLKPLLKRHIEALLQAGLTVVMDFPANTLNQRRWLLGLSLDTGVAHRLIYLKHSDELCLSRLALRRQAEPERAQFDTEAVYWHVSSFFQAPTEEEGLNIEILESSDC, from the coding sequence ATGTCGACACCAATCAATGTCAGTGTAGATATCAGTTCAGGCGCCAATTCAGAAATCAGTAATAAGGGCACACTCGTGCTGCTGTGCGGCAAGATGGGCGCGGGGAAATCGACCTTGGCTCGTGAACTGGCCAAGGGTGAACACTGCGTGCTCATCAGTGAAGATGAATGGCTAGCGACTTTATATCCAAATGAAATTAAAGACTTTGATGCCTATATTCATTACGCCGCTCGCCTAAAGCCGCTACTGAAGCGCCACATTGAGGCACTGCTGCAGGCCGGATTAACTGTGGTCATGGATTTTCCTGCTAATACCCTCAATCAAAGGCGTTGGTTGCTGGGCTTGAGTCTCGATACGGGGGTGGCCCATCGACTGATTTATCTAAAGCACAGCGATGAGTTATGTCTGAGTCGCCTTGCCCTGCGCCGCCAAGCAGAGCCAGAACGCGCCCAGTTCGATACCGAAGCCGTGTACTGGCATGTGAGCAGTTTCTTTCAAGCGCCCACGGAAGAAGAGGGCCTTAATATTGAAATCCTTGAGTCATCAGACTGTTGA